One stretch of Salarias fasciatus chromosome 19, fSalaFa1.1, whole genome shotgun sequence DNA includes these proteins:
- the hikeshi gene encoding protein Hikeshi — protein sequence MFGCLVAGRLVQTDAVQVASDKFVFNLPDYEKVNHVVVFMLGTVPFPAGTGGAVYFSFPDPVSGGPVWQLLGFITNDKPSAIFKISGLKAGDGDAAHPFGAVPSSPCGSVAQVGVSVEALDQLAQQIPVAGAAVSSVDSFLQFTQKMLDSLYNFASSFAVSQAQMTPNPNETFIPSSCVLKWYENFQRRLSQNPNFWKS from the coding sequence ATGTTCGGGTGTCTGGTGGCCGGTCGCCTGGTGCAGACCGACGCGGTGCAGGTGGCCTCGGATAAGTTCGTGTTCAACCTGCCGGACTACGAGAAGGTGAACCACGTGGTGGTCTTCATGCTGGGCACCGTGCCGTTCCCCGCCGGGACCGGCGGCGCCGTCTACTTCTCCTTCCCGGACCCCGTGAGCGGCGGCCCGGTGTGGCAGCTGCTCGGCTTCATCACCAACGACAAGCCCAGCGCCATCTTCAAGATCTCCGGGCTGAAGGCCGGGGACGGCGACGCGGCGCACCCGTTCGGGGCGGTGCCGTCCTCCCCGTGTGGCTCCGTGGCGCAGGTCGGCGTGTCGGTGGAGGCGCTGGACCAGCTGGCGCAGCAGATCCCCGTGGCCGGAGCCGCCGTGTCCTCCGTGGACTCCTTCCTGCAGTTCACCCAGAAGATGCTGGACAGTCTCTACAACTTCGCCTCCTCCTTCGCGGTGTCGCAGGCGCAGATGACCCCGAACCCCAACGAGACCTTCATCCCGTCCAGCTGCGTCCTCAAGTGGTACGAGAACTTCCAGAGGAGGCTGAGCCAGAACCCCAACTTCTGGAAGAGCTGA
- the LOC115406973 gene encoding dehydrogenase/reductase SDR family member 13-like: protein MLQLLLFAAVLIGGYVLLTQTLFKRSKCKGNAAMAGKTAIITGGNTGIGKATAMHLARKGARVILACRNRNKAAAAIAEIQQETGSTDVLYMQLDLCSLKSVSSFAERFLKTESRLDLLINNAGLVADGRTEDGFGIEFGVNHLGHFLLTCLLLDRLNEAGGGRVVTLSSMAHRWGHIDFEALQTQKHLGTGVYSWQFFQAYCSSKLCNVLFTHHLAKKLQGTKVTCYCVHPGIVRTELSRHVSLWQKVFIEPIARLLFLDPEAGAQTTLHCALQEGIEPLSGRYFSCCAVQEVCAHARDDEAAGKLWELSERFCGLAS, encoded by the exons atgcttcagctgctgctgttcgcCGCCGTGCTGATCGGGGGATACGTGCTCCTCACGCAGACGCTCTTCAAACGCTCCAAATGCAAAGGGAATGCAGCCATGGCGGGGAAGACCGCCATCATCACAG gaggaaacaccGGCATCGGTAAAGCCACAGCAATGCATCTGGCCCGGAAAGGAGCTCGAGTGATCCTGGCCTGCCGAAACCGGAACAAAGCTGCAGCCGCCATCGCAGAAATACAGCAG gAGACGGGCAGTACTGACGTCCTCTACATGCAGCTGGATCTGTGCAGTCTGAAGTCTGTCAGCAGCTTTGCGGAGCGATTCCTGAAGACTGAGAGCCGACTGGATCTGCTCATCAACAATGCAG GGCTGGTGGCCGACGGGCGCACCGAGGACGGCTTTGGCATCGAGTTTGGCGTGAACCACCTGGGTCACTTCCTGCTGACCTGCTTGCTGCTGGACCGTCTGAATGAGGCTGGCGGGGGACGGGTGGTCACCCTGTCCTCCATGGCTCATCGCTGGGGACACATTGACTTCGAG gctctGCAGACACAGAAGCACCTGGGTACGGGTGTGTACAGCTGGCAGTTCTTCCAGGCGTACTGCAGCTCCAAACTCTGTAACGTCCTCTTCACACACCACCTGGCCAAGAAGCTGCAGGGAACCAAGGTCACCTGTTACTGCGTCCACCCAG gcatCGTGCGGACCGAGCTGTCCCGGCACGTCAGCCTGTGGCAGAAGGTCTTCATCGAGCCGATCGCCCGCCTGCTGTTCCTGGACCCGGAGGCCGGCGCTCAGACCACGCTGCACTGCGCCCTGCAGGAGGGGATCGAACCGCTGAGCGGCCGGTACTTCTCCTGCTGCGCCGTGCAGGAGGTGTGCGCTCACGCCCGTGACGACGAGGCGGCCGGGAAACTGTGGGAGCTCAGTGAGCGGTTCTGCGGCCTGGCGTCCTAA
- the mdga2a gene encoding MAM domain-containing glycosylphosphatidylinositol anchor protein 2 codes for MGSVFGLLWLVTGFLQGARGQGVYAAPTVRIVHSGQTCNVEEERYSERVYTIREGETLELQCLVTGHPRPQVRWTKTAGGASDRPGDSSLHNETLKIEKITRHQGGRYYCKAENGLGSPAIRSIRVDVYYLDDPVITVHQSVGESKEHFYFERTVFLRCVASSNPPVLYTWRRGREALSQGSDSGVEIYEPFFTQGETKILKLKNLRPQDYADYTCSASVRSVCGIPDKNAHFSLSNRTAPPSIKLQVDEPLVVNPGETVTLVCVASGGDPPPTLTWLRPGGEELPKRSVLKGGTLTIPAVTVEDGGAYSCMAANNVGNPAKKSATVLVRGLRKGRFWITPDPYHNDDHIQIGREVKISCQVEATPPEELQFDWLKNGRPLRSSERMVITHGDGEAAPGTTHLDIIDLKFTDFGTYTCASSLRSGGSPEISIDVNISSTTVPPELTVPRGRSHLIVQEGDTVDLQCLVSGKPKPIILWSRVEESGSAAAAPLLMPDGSLQTESYDGVLRIHNVSRDMSGTYRCQTSQYNGFNVKPREALIQLVVQFPPVVEPVYTEVRQALGRAFSLTCRLLRAHPARLLRYEWKLGSRLLTVGQFSDQKDDTNYQVRALNREGYGEYTCDITNEAGAGRCTFLVTGKAYPPEFYYDTYSALWQNRPRVYGFKLQWTQMEPNAVDRILAYRLGLRQMGQTRWWEQEIPMEGNIQKGELLTHNLTELVKPESYLVRLTPITRYGEGDATERVITYSAPVNPHLREFQCGFEDEAVCLFSQDKTDEFDWTRHSAATRDTKYTPNTGPSTDRTGSKQGFYMYIETSRPRQDGDKARLLSPTFNMNSKGGNSPAYCFAFFYHMYGKHIGALNVYLRQKGQTVTDESVWSLTGNQGDRWRQAKVNIHPTTAFQMVMEGVRGAGIEGDIAIDDVTIEEGECKDPPPNNLRSIAPPPSPHIWQLCVTLSLALICRQR; via the exons CGGCTCCGACAGTCCGGATCGTTCACTCGGGGCAGACCTGtaatgtggaggaggagcgctACAGTGAAAGAGTTTACACCATCAGAGAAGGAGAGACGCTGGAGCTGCAGTGTCTGGTGACTGGACACCCCCGACCTCAG GTTCGATGGACCAAGACGGCGGGCGGAGCGTCGGACCGGCCGGGCGACTCCTCGCTGCACAACGAGACGTTGAAGATCGAGAAGATCACCCGCCACCAGGGGGGGCGCTACTACTGCAAGGCAGAGAACGGGCTGGGGTCGCCTGCCATCCGCTCCATCCGAGTGGACGTTTACT acctgGATGACCCAGTGATCACAGTGCATCAGAGTGTAGGGGAGTCCAaggagcacttttattttgagagGACGGTCTTCCTGCGCTGCGTGGCGAGCTCCAACCCTCCGGTGCTCTACACGTGGAGGAGGGGCCGCGAGGCGCTGTCTCAGGGGTCCGACTCCGGCGTGGAGATCTACGAGCCGTTCTTCACACAG gGAGAAACAAAGATCCTGAAGCTGAAGAATCTCCGACCGCAGGACTACGCAGACTACACCTGCAGCGCCTCCGTCAGGAGCGTTTGTGGAATCCCAGACAAGAACGCACACTTCAGTCTGAGCAACAggacag ctcctccttctaTCAAGCTGCAGGTGGACGAACCCCTGGTGGTGAACCCCGGGGAGACCGTCACTCTTGTGTGCGTGGCGTCGGGCGGAGACCCTCCCCCGACGCTGACGTGGCTCAGGCCGGGAGGGGAGGAGCTCCCCAAGAGGAGCGTCCTCAAGGGCGGCACGCTGACGATTCCCGCCGTGACCGTGGAGGATGGCGGCGCCTACAGCTGCATGGCGGCCAACAACGTGGGAAACCCCGCCAAGAAATCCGCCACCGTCCTGGTCAGAG gCCTCCGTAAAGGTCGCTTCTGGATCACACCTGACCCGTACCACAACGACGACCACATCCAGATCGGCCGCGAGGTGAAGATCAGCTGCCAGGtggaggccacgccccccgagGAGCTGCAGTTCGACTGGCTGAAGAACGGGCGGCCGCTGCGCAGCTCGGAGCGAATGGTGATCACGCACGGAGACGGCGAGGCGGCGCCGGGGACCACCCACCTCGACATCATCGACCTCAAGTTCACCGACTTCGGCACCTACACCTGCGCCTCCTCGCTGCGGAGCGGAGGCAGCCCCGAGATCAGCATCGACGTCaacatctcctccaccacag TTCCTCCGGAGCTCACCGTCCCCAGAGGCCGCTCTCATCTCATCGTCCAGGAGGGGGACACGGTGGACCTGCAGTGTCTGGTGTCGGGGAAACCCAAGCCCATCATCCTGTGGTCGCGGGTGGAGGAGAGCGGGTCGGCGGCGGCCGCGCCGCTGCTGATGCCGGACGGCTCGCTGCAGACGGAGAGCTACGACGGCGTCCTGAGGATCCACAACGTGAGCCGAGACATGAGCGGAACGTACCGCTGTCAGACCAGCCAGTACAACGGATTCAACGTGAAGCCACGGGAGGCCCTCATCCAGCTGGTGGTGCAGT TCCCACCCGTGGTGGAGCCGGTGTACACGGAGGTCCGTCAGGCGCTCGGTCGCGCTTTCAGCCTGACCTGCCGACTCCTGCGAGCCCACCCGGCCCGCCTGCTGCGCTACGAGTGGAAGCTGGGCTCCCGCCTGCTGACGGTCGGTCAGTTCAGCGATCAGAAAGACGACACAAACTACCAGGTCCGAGCTCTGAACCGGGAGGGCTACGGCGAGTACACCTGTGACATTACCAACGAGGCCGGCGCCGGGCGCTGCACGTTCCTGGTTACAG gtaAGGCGTACCCTCCGGAGTTTTACTACGACACCTACAGCGCGCTGTGGCAGAACCGACCCAGAGTTTATGGCTTCAAGCTGCAGTGGACTCAGATGGAGCCCAACGCTGTGGACCGGATCCTGGCCTACAGGCTGGGCCTCAGACAG ATGGGTCAGACCCGTTGGTGGGAGCAGGAGATTCCCATGGAGGGAAACATCCAGAAGGGGGAGCTGTTGACCCACAACCTGACCGAGCTGGTCAAGCCCGAGTCCTACCTGGTCCGCCTTACCCCCATCACCCGCTACGGCGAGGGAGACGCCACGGAGCGCGTCATCACGTACAGCG CTCCTGTAAACCCACATCTCA GGGAGTTCCAGTGTGGTTTCGAAGACGAAGcggtgtgtttgttctctcaaGACAAAACGGACGAGTTTGACTGGACGCGTCACAGCGCCGCCACGCGAGACACCAAATACACACCGAACACTGGACCCAGTACTGACCGCACCGGCTCCAagcaag GGTTCTACATGTACATCGAGACATCGAGGCCTCGGCAGGACGGGGACAAAGCCCGCCTGCTGTCTCCCACCTTCAACATGAATTCAAAGGGCGGGAACAGCCCCGCCTACTGCTTCGCCTTCTTTTACCACATGTACGGCAAACACATCG gAGCTCTGAACGTCTACCTGAGGCAGAAAGGCCAGACCGTGACAGACGAGTCCGTTTGGAGTCTGACCGGTAACCAAGGAGACCGCTGGAGGCAGGCCAAGGTCAACATCCACCCCACCACCGCCTTCCAG ATGGTGATGGAGGGAGTCCGTGGCGCTGGAATCGAGGGAGATATCGCCATTGACGACGTCACCATCGAGGAGGGTGAATGTAAAGACCCGCCTCCCAACA ATCTGAGGTCGATCGCCCCGCCACCCTCGCCCCATATATGGCAGCTCTGCGTCACTCTGAGTCTGGCCTTGATTTGCCGGCAAAGGTGA